A section of the Bos indicus isolate NIAB-ARS_2022 breed Sahiwal x Tharparkar chromosome 26, NIAB-ARS_B.indTharparkar_mat_pri_1.0, whole genome shotgun sequence genome encodes:
- the TEX36 gene encoding testis-expressed protein 36, translating into MVKGRRFNPPLDKDGRWFPHIGLTQKTPESITSTMLKESHSPHLSRQVEEKLPPIYKVREKQAVNNNFPFSAHDNRHSFQDSGFYLDSGLGRKKISPEKRQHVSRNFNLWACDYVPSCLDGFSNNQISYVYKEAGVVPIFRRFPRHHHEIWNTFKFMPQQSYTEFWKKNPKVRFLINKKTSSPLTLPEDP; encoded by the exons ATGGTCAAAGGGAGACGCTTCAACCCACCCTTAGACAAGGATGGAAGATGG TTCCCTCACATTGGACTAACACAAAAGACGCCAGAATCCATCACAAGTACGATGTTGAAAGAGTCCCACAGTCCACATTTATCTCGGCAAGTGGAGGAGAAGCTTCCGCCGATCTACAAAGTGCGGGAGAAG CAAGCAGTAAATAACAACTTCCCCTTCTCTGCTCACGACAATCGTCACAGCTTTCAGGACTCTGGGTTCTACCTTGACTCT ggcttgGGACGTAAGAAGATCTCCCCAGAAAAAAGGCAACACGTTTCAAGAAATTTCAATCTTTGGGCATGTGACTATGTTCCATCTTGTCTCGATGGCTTTTCAAATAACCAAATATCATATGTTTATAAGGAAGCTGGGGTGGTCCCAATTTTCAGACGCTTTCCAAGACATCATCATGAGATATGGAACACTTTTAAATTTATGCCCCAGCAAAGCTATACAGAGTTTtggaaaaagaatccaaaagTAAGGTTCCTGATTAACAAAAAGACCAGTTCTCCACTAACCCTTCCAGAAGATCCCTGA